The following nucleotide sequence is from Acidobacteriota bacterium.
TCCACCGTTTCGGGTGTGGGTGGTGTGGTGGCGGGTGGTTGTGTCTGTGTTTGAGACCGGTGGGGGTGTGTCGGGGCGTCGAGACGGGCAGGCTCGGTTCGACGTGTCGCTTTTGGGTGTTCAGCATCGTGTTGTGGCATAGCTCTGCTCCCGTCGAAGCGGTCGGTCGTGTCCGGGAGCGCCCGGGGTGGTTAGCAGAGCCGGGGGAGGGCACCGAGTGCGGTGGCGGCGGTGAGGAAGTCTTGTTTCCAGGGCCAGTTGGTGGGGAGGTGAAGGATTCTGCGTCGTGACCGTGTGGTGATACGGCCTGGGAGGGTGATGAGGCGTCTGCGGATCGTTTTGGTGACGACGGGTCCGTCGGTGCCCAAGCCGAGGGTTGTGACCCAGCGGATCAGGTTGTGGGCCAGGGCTGTAAGCACTGCCCACGCGGCGTTCGCGGGGAACTGCCCTGAGGGGCAGTGGTTTCCTGCGGAGCCTTCTTTCCAGTCCCGAATCGCGAGCTCAACAACGGCGTGGCGGCGATGGTCGGCGTCGAGGAAGACGGTGGTGCCTGTACGGTTGGTGATGAAGACGTGATATCGCCAGTCGGGGAAGAGTTGGGCTTGGTCGCCGGTGAGGCGGGTACGGCGCACAATGAGGCGTTCCTTGTTGTAGAGCGCTTCGCCTATGTGGGCTTCACCGTCTTGGGTGTAACCGATCGGCATCCATCCCTCGTCGCCGATTCCTTCAATGGCTCTTGCCACTGCCGGGTTCTTGGGCACTGTGATCGAGAACTTGACGTTCTTAGCTTTGAGGGTCGCAATGGTTTTCCATGAGAAGAACCCCGAGTCGGCCCGTAACGTCAACGGGCCGGACGCCCCGGCTCGTCGTATTCTGGCAACGAGTTCCTCAATGAAGCGTTGCGCGCCTCGACCTGACCCTGCCGAGCCTTTCCTTTGCCGAATATGGAGAATCTCACCGGTATCTGCCCTGGTAGCTATCAGCGGGTGGTAGCCGAGTACTTTGGTGTAACCGTACGCAGCGCCCTGTTTCTGGGTGCCGTGTACTTCACAGATCGTTGAATCGAGATCGATGGTCATCGCCTCGTTCCCTGGGCCGGCACCAGCCGTCCACGCCCTTTGAAGGATCGTCCCAAAGAGACGGTCGAGTTGACGGACATGGCCGAAGGTGAACGAGCGTAGGAACGTACCAATGGTTGAGGGTGCCATCACCCGATGCCCCAACACTTGGCCGGTGGATCCGCATCGCAGC
It contains:
- a CDS encoding IS1380 family transposase; translation: MQSSLHNPARFEVIFDDDHAVANAGLALVAMCSTALGIEDAANEYVDLGDRPGASRPGRKILTLLHSMVVGGDCIDDVDVLRCGSTGQVLGHRVMAPSTIGTFLRSFTFGHVRQLDRLFGTILQRAWTAGAGPGNEAMTIDLDSTICEVHGTQKQGAAYGYTKVLGYHPLIATRADTGEILHIRQRKGSAGSGRGAQRFIEELVARIRRAGASGPLTLRADSGFFSWKTIATLKAKNVKFSITVPKNPAVARAIEGIGDEGWMPIGYTQDGEAHIGEALYNKERLIVRRTRLTGDQAQLFPDWRYHVFITNRTGTTVFLDADHRRHAVVELAIRDWKEGSAGNHCPSGQFPANAAWAVLTALAHNLIRWVTTLGLGTDGPVVTKTIRRRLITLPGRITTRSRRRILHLPTNWPWKQDFLTAATALGALPRLC